One Aegilops tauschii subsp. strangulata cultivar AL8/78 chromosome 7, Aet v6.0, whole genome shotgun sequence genomic window carries:
- the LOC109734083 gene encoding RING-H2 finger protein ATL39-like, which yields MGDHLIAVGRDVVISEPPMPTATSEDNSTAKSTIISVVVCVMFLLLFFGGYMNRHCRHDHGGTATGRPAPEGGGASSGRGKSGLDQSVVATFPIMPWRDLHKKKRAMVEAEDERCPVCLTAFDEGDSLRLLPHCSHVFHPECIEPWLQRRATCPLCRANLKRPLPADAVAIAISAEGSDDDMHDGKEELAMELEMLRAERRAARLLPAGI from the coding sequence ATGGGCGACCACCTCATCGCCGTCGGCAGAGACGTGGTTATTAGCGAGCCGCCGATGCCGACGGCGACATCGGAGGATAACAGCACGGCCAAATCGACCATTATCTCGGTGGTGGTATGCGTCATGTTCCTGCTGCTCTTCTTCGGCGGGTACATGAACAGGCACTGCCGCCACGACCACGGCGGCACCGCGACCGGCCGACCAGCCCCGGAGGGAGGCGGGGCGTCCTCAGGGAGGGGCAAGAGCGGGTTGGACCAGTCGGTGGTGGCGACGTTCCCTATCATGCCGTGGAGGGACCTCCACAAGAAGAAGAGGGCGATGGTGGAGGCGGAAGACGAGCGCTGCCCGGTGTGCCTGACGGCGTTCGACGAAGGGGACAGTCTCCGGCTGCTGCCGCACTGCTCGCACGTGTTCCACCCGGAGTGTATCGAACCCTGGCTCCAACGGCGGGCAACCTGCCCCCTGTGCCGGGCCAACCTCAAGAGGCCGCTGCCGGCCGACGCCGTGGCGATCGCGATATCAGCAGAGGGAAGCGATGACGACATGCACGATGGGAAGGAGGAGTTGGCCATGGAGCTCGAGATGCTGCGCGCTGAGCGACGGGCGGCGAGGCTGCTACCGGCGGGAATCTGA